The Clupea harengus chromosome 6, Ch_v2.0.2, whole genome shotgun sequence genome contains a region encoding:
- the ogfod1 gene encoding prolyl 3-hydroxylase OGFOD1 isoform X2, producing MIVSDDLKIRVEPCITELRSVLFGQFRSWLSELLGVELEPTVDISCAKYQHTDVLLCHDDELEGRRVAFILYLVPPWELGDGGTLDLFSTDEHGQPGRVVKSLVPSRNTLVFFEVSPVSFHQVAEVLSSEKCRLSLSGWFHGPSLPRFPQHTEPPAARHKHTPSDEKILHKWINQEYLNDCYQIQVQQEFQESSEIRLPNFLQKERFLEVRAALKSAEIQWVTKGPANKRRYEYADQSSLPPCVQECWELFSSEALFLLLSNFCGLKLHQLAKDNESSDDDDDDDDDDDDDESGVDEEGTEGRRKDRGDKEGEKKKDGTSAACVGEVRRWRKGSYTLLHDSENSREFGLDLLLSLGCSGWPQASGGFTSYIAHGEDEELLTVNPEENSLALVYRDTDTLKFVKYVNDGSSSHNHKEPPGTFYDFSFVYYE from the exons ATGATTGTT TCTGATGATTTGAAGATCAGGGTGGAGCCATGTATCACAGAGTTGAG GTCCGTGTTGTTTGGCCAGTTTCGCTCCTGGTTAAGCGAGCTGTTGGGTGTGGAGCTCGAGCCAACAGTGGACATTTCTTGTGCCAAGTATCAACACACAG ATGTCCTGTTGTGTCATGATGATGAGCTGGAAGGCAGAAGAGTGGCCTTTATCCTATACCTGGTGCCACCGTGGGAACTTGGTGATGGTGGAACACTCGATCTCTTCAGCACTGATG AGCACGGGCAGCCAGGGCGTGTGGTGAAGTCTCTCGTGCCCAGCAGGAACACACTGGTCTTCTTTGAGGTGTCGCCTGTGTCCTTCCATCAG GTGGCAGAGGTCTTGTCATCTGAAAAGTGTCGCCTGTCTCTGAGCGGCTGGTTTCATGGCCCTTCTCTCCCAAGATTCCCCCAACACACGGAACCTCCTGCCGCTCGTCACAAGCACACCCCCAGTGAT GAGAAAATATTGCACAAGTGGATCAATCAGGAGTACCTGAATGATTGTTACCAGATTCAAGTCCAGCAGGAATTTCAGGAGAGTTCGGAGATTCGTTTACCAAACTTTTTACAG AAGGAGAGGTTTCTGGAAGTGAGAGCTGCTCTGAAGTCAGCCGAGATCCAGTGGGTGACCAAAGGTCCTGCCAACAAGAG GCGCTATGAATATGCTGACCAGTCTTCACTGCCACCATGTGTCCAAGAGTGTTGGGAGCTCTTCTCCTCTGAGGcgctcttcctcctgctctctaACTTCTGTGGACTGAAGCTACATCAACTGGCCAAAGACAATGAGagtagtgatgatgatgacgacgatgatgatgatgatgatgatgatgaatcagGAGTAGATGAAGAAGGAACCGAGGGAAGACGAAAAGATCGCGGGGACaaggaaggagaaaagaaaaaag atgGCACCTCCGCTGCCTGTGTgggtgaggtgaggaggtggaggaagggcTCGTACACCCTACTGCATGACTCTGAGAACAGCAGGGAGTTTGGCCTGGACCTGCTTCTGTCACTCGGATGTTCAG GCTGGCCGCAGGCTTCAGGGGGGTTCACTTCCTATATTGCTCATGGAGAAGACGAGGAG CTTTTGACTGTGAATCCTGAGGAGAACTCACTGGCACTGGTCTACAGGGACACGGACACTCTGAAGTTTGTCAAATATGTCAATGACGGAAGCTcctcacacaaccacaaagaGCCACCTGGAACTTTCTATGACTTCTCTTTTGTTTATTATGAGTAA
- the ogfod1 gene encoding prolyl 3-hydroxylase OGFOD1 isoform X1, whose translation MSCKRKQNVRTLPDDMKKEKRWHVDINNSLLNATTKTALQGAWRDRTSYRHGNVELDCNPFPHCVINQFLLTEEFVSSLEEELSQLSFHSKSNDLYKFKQSDDLKIRVEPCITELRSVLFGQFRSWLSELLGVELEPTVDISCAKYQHTDVLLCHDDELEGRRVAFILYLVPPWELGDGGTLDLFSTDEHGQPGRVVKSLVPSRNTLVFFEVSPVSFHQVAEVLSSEKCRLSLSGWFHGPSLPRFPQHTEPPAARHKHTPSDEKILHKWINQEYLNDCYQIQVQQEFQESSEIRLPNFLQKERFLEVRAALKSAEIQWVTKGPANKRRYEYADQSSLPPCVQECWELFSSEALFLLLSNFCGLKLHQLAKDNESSDDDDDDDDDDDDDESGVDEEGTEGRRKDRGDKEGEKKKDGTSAACVGEVRRWRKGSYTLLHDSENSREFGLDLLLSLGCSGWPQASGGFTSYIAHGEDEELLTVNPEENSLALVYRDTDTLKFVKYVNDGSSSHNHKEPPGTFYDFSFVYYE comes from the exons ATGAGTTGCAAACGCAAACAAAATGTCCGAACATTACCTGACGATATGAAAAAGGAGAAACGCTGGCATGTTGATATCAACAACTCTCTTCTCAACGCCACAACCAAGACAGCTTTGCAGGGAGCATGGAGGGACCGCACGAGTTACAGACACG GTAATGTGGAGTTGGACTGCAATCCATTCCCTCATTGTGTGATTAATCAGTTCCTGCTCACTGAAGAGTTTGTGTCCAgcctggaggaggagctgtCCCAGCTGAGTTTCCACAGCAAGAGTAACGATCTCTACAAGTTCAAACAG TCTGATGATTTGAAGATCAGGGTGGAGCCATGTATCACAGAGTTGAG GTCCGTGTTGTTTGGCCAGTTTCGCTCCTGGTTAAGCGAGCTGTTGGGTGTGGAGCTCGAGCCAACAGTGGACATTTCTTGTGCCAAGTATCAACACACAG ATGTCCTGTTGTGTCATGATGATGAGCTGGAAGGCAGAAGAGTGGCCTTTATCCTATACCTGGTGCCACCGTGGGAACTTGGTGATGGTGGAACACTCGATCTCTTCAGCACTGATG AGCACGGGCAGCCAGGGCGTGTGGTGAAGTCTCTCGTGCCCAGCAGGAACACACTGGTCTTCTTTGAGGTGTCGCCTGTGTCCTTCCATCAG GTGGCAGAGGTCTTGTCATCTGAAAAGTGTCGCCTGTCTCTGAGCGGCTGGTTTCATGGCCCTTCTCTCCCAAGATTCCCCCAACACACGGAACCTCCTGCCGCTCGTCACAAGCACACCCCCAGTGAT GAGAAAATATTGCACAAGTGGATCAATCAGGAGTACCTGAATGATTGTTACCAGATTCAAGTCCAGCAGGAATTTCAGGAGAGTTCGGAGATTCGTTTACCAAACTTTTTACAG AAGGAGAGGTTTCTGGAAGTGAGAGCTGCTCTGAAGTCAGCCGAGATCCAGTGGGTGACCAAAGGTCCTGCCAACAAGAG GCGCTATGAATATGCTGACCAGTCTTCACTGCCACCATGTGTCCAAGAGTGTTGGGAGCTCTTCTCCTCTGAGGcgctcttcctcctgctctctaACTTCTGTGGACTGAAGCTACATCAACTGGCCAAAGACAATGAGagtagtgatgatgatgacgacgatgatgatgatgatgatgatgatgaatcagGAGTAGATGAAGAAGGAACCGAGGGAAGACGAAAAGATCGCGGGGACaaggaaggagaaaagaaaaaag atgGCACCTCCGCTGCCTGTGTgggtgaggtgaggaggtggaggaagggcTCGTACACCCTACTGCATGACTCTGAGAACAGCAGGGAGTTTGGCCTGGACCTGCTTCTGTCACTCGGATGTTCAG GCTGGCCGCAGGCTTCAGGGGGGTTCACTTCCTATATTGCTCATGGAGAAGACGAGGAG CTTTTGACTGTGAATCCTGAGGAGAACTCACTGGCACTGGTCTACAGGGACACGGACACTCTGAAGTTTGTCAAATATGTCAATGACGGAAGCTcctcacacaaccacaaagaGCCACCTGGAACTTTCTATGACTTCTCTTTTGTTTATTATGAGTAA